ATGCTGAACACCGAACCGGCGCCCGTCCCTCTGACCATCAACGGCGAGCCGCGGGAGCTGCCCGCGGGCACCACGCTGGCCGAGGTGGTGGCGGAGGTGTCCGCCGCGAACACCGGGGTGGCGGCGGCGCTCAACGAGGCCGTGGTGCCGCGCGGTTCCTGGCCGGCCACGGTGCTCGGAGCGGGCGACCGGGTGGAGATCCTCACCGCCGTCCAGGGAGGCTGACCGATGGCCGACGACCTGTTCACGATCGCGGACTCGACGTTCACCTCACGTCTGATCATGGGCACCGGCGGCGCCCCCAGCCTGGACGTGCTGGAGCAGGCGCTGCGGGTGTCCGGCACCGAGCTGACCACGGTGGCGATGCGCCGGGTCAACGCGGCGACCCAGGGCTCGGTGCTGGACGTGCTGACCCGCAACGGGATCCGGGTGCTGCCCAACACGGCGGGCTGCTTCACCGCCGGCGAGGCGGTGCTGACGGCCCGTCTGGCCCGGGAGGCGCTCGGCACCGACTGGGTGAAGCTGGAGGTCATCGCGGACGAGCGGACCCTGCTGCCCGACCCGATCGAGCTGCTGGAGGCCGCGGAGACGCTGGTCGACGACGGTTTCACGGTGCTGCCCTACACCAATGACGACCCGGTGCTGGCGCGGAAGCTGGAGGACGTCGGCTGCGCGGCCATCATGCCGCTGGGCTCGCCGATCGGCTCCGGCCTGGGCATCCGCAACCCGCACAACTTCCAGCTGATCGTGGAGAGTGCGGGCGTGCCGGTGGTGCTGGACGCGGGCGCCGGCACGGCGTCCGACGTGGCGCTGGCGATGGAGCTGGGCTGCTCGGCGGTGATGCTCGCCTCGGCGGTGACGCGGGCCCAGGACCCGGTGCTGATGGCGGACGCGGTGCGGCGGGCCACCGAGGCCGGCCGGCTGGCGTACCGGGCGGGGCGGATCCCGCGCCGGTTCCACGCCGAGGCGTCCTCGCAGATGGCCGGGCGCGCGGACCTGGACACCCGCGAACACCCGGCGTTCTGACCCACCGGTCGGCCGTTCGCGGACGGCATGTCTCAACATCGGCACAACCGGGCCCCGGGCGGTGCGTCCGGGGCCCGCGGTCACCCCTGCGCCCTACACTCCTCGGGTGGACATGACGCTCGACGACCCCCTGATCGGTGCCCTGCTCGACGGCCGGTACCGGGTGGATCGGCGCATCGCCGTCGGGGGCATGGCCACCGTGTACCGCGGGACGGACACCCGGCTGGACCGGGTGGTCGCGCTGAAGGTGATGCACCCGGCGCTGGCCGCGGACGGCGGCAACGAGTTCACCGGCCGGTTCATCCGCGAGGCCAAGGCGGTCGCCCGGCTCTCCCACCCGAACGTGGTGAACGTCTTCGACCAGGGGGCGGACGGCCGGGCGGTGTTCCTGGCCATGGAGTACGTGCCCGGGCGGACCCTGCGCGACCTGCTGCGCGACCGCGGGGCGCTGTCGGCGCGGGCCGCGCTGGACATCCTGGAGCCGGTGCTGGCGGCGCTCGGCGCCGCGCACCGGGCCGGCCTGGTGCACCGGGACGTCAAGCCGGAGAACGTGCTGATCACCGACAACGGCATGGTCAAGGTCGCCGACTTCGGCCTGGTCCGGCTGCTGACCGGCACGGAGGGCGCGGGCGAGGCGGTCACCAGCACCACCTCGACCGGCACGGTGCTCGGCACGGTGTCGTACCTGGCCCCGGAGCAGATCCGCCAGGAGGGCCCGACCGACCAGCGGGTCGACGTGTACGCGGCCGGCATCCTGCTGTACGAGATGCTCACCGGCGCCAAGCCGCACACCGGCGAGAACGCCATGCAGGTGATCTACCGGCACCTGAACGAGGACGTCCCGCCGCCCTCGGCGTCCGCGCCGGGGGTGGGCCGCCAGCTGGACGCCATAGTGGCCGCGGCGACCGCCCGCGACCCGGAGGCCCGCCCGTGGGACGCGGTGGAGCTGCTGGCCGCGCTGCAGCGGGCCCGCCGCACCCTCACCCCGGCGCAGCTGGACGCGGAGCCGCCGGCCTCGACCCGGCCGACCCCGCAGTACCCGACCGGCGAGGTCACCGCGGTGGTGGACCGCCCGGTGGAGCGCACCAGCGTGCTGGACGTGCCCGCCGAGCTGCTGACCCAGCCGCGGCCGTACGACGAGACGGTGCCGACCCGGCCGGGGCGCCCGCCGCGGCCGCCGCGCTCCCGTGCCCCGCTGATCTGGGGCGCGGTCGTCGCGGTGCTGCTGGTGCTGGTCGGCGGCGCGACGTACCTGCTCTCCGACGGGCTGTACGCGACGGTGCCGAGCGTGCTCGGGCAGACCGAGGCGCAGGCGGTGACGACGCTGGACAGGGCGGGGCTGCGCGGCGCGTTCAGCCAGCAGTTCAGCGAGACCGTCAAGGCCGGGCAGGTGCTGTCCACCGATCCCGGGGTGGGGGCGCGTGCCCGCAAGAGCGACCCGGTGAAGGTGGTGCTCTCCAAGGGCCCGGACCGGGTGCCGGTGCCGTCCGTGGAGGGGCTGCCGGTGGACGAGGCGCGCAAGGCCCTGACCGACGCCCGGCTGACCCCGGGGACGACCAGCGAGGAGTTCGACGACACCGTGCCCAAGGGGTCGGTGATCAGCGTCGAGCCGGACGCCGGCACCTCGGTCAGCCCGAACACGCCGGTCTCGCTGGTGGTCAGCAAGGGCATGCAGCCGGTGCCCGACGTGGTCGGCCTGAGCAAGGACGACGCCACGAAGGCGCTCACGGACGCCGGGTTCACCGTGCAGAGCACCGGCCTGAACCTCTTCGGCACCGGCAAGGTGTCCGGCCAGACCCCGAAGGCGGGCACCCCGCGCCCGCAGGGCAGCACCGTGGTGATCAACTTCGGGCTGTTCTAGCGGGGCCTGCTGTTCCGGCGGGGCCTAGCCGAGCGGGCCGTCACCGGGGTTCTCCTGGTAGGAGTAGCGCTGCTCGGCCCACGGGTCGGCGAGGTTGTGGTAGCCGCGCTCCTCCCAGAAGCCGCGGCGGTCGGCCCGCATGTACTCGACCGCGCGCACCCACTTGGGGCCCTTCCAGGCATACAGGTGCGGCACCACCAGGCGGACGGGGAAGCCGTGCTCGACGGTGAGCGGCTCGCCGTTGCGGTGGGTGGCGAAGACGGTCTGCGGGTCGGTGAAGTCGGCGAGCCGCAGGTTGGCGCTGTAGCCGTACTCGGCCCAGACCATGACGTGGGTGACGCCGGGGGCCGGCGGCACCAGGTCGACGACGGTCTTGGCGGCGACGCCGCCCCAC
The nucleotide sequence above comes from Streptomyces sp. TLI_235. Encoded proteins:
- a CDS encoding sulfur carrier protein, encoding MLNTEPAPVPLTINGEPRELPAGTTLAEVVAEVSAANTGVAAALNEAVVPRGSWPATVLGAGDRVEILTAVQGG
- a CDS encoding thiazole-phosphate synthase; the encoded protein is MADDLFTIADSTFTSRLIMGTGGAPSLDVLEQALRVSGTELTTVAMRRVNAATQGSVLDVLTRNGIRVLPNTAGCFTAGEAVLTARLAREALGTDWVKLEVIADERTLLPDPIELLEAAETLVDDGFTVLPYTNDDPVLARKLEDVGCAAIMPLGSPIGSGLGIRNPHNFQLIVESAGVPVVLDAGAGTASDVALAMELGCSAVMLASAVTRAQDPVLMADAVRRATEAGRLAYRAGRIPRRFHAEASSQMAGRADLDTREHPAF
- a CDS encoding serine/threonine-protein kinase, with the translated sequence MTLDDPLIGALLDGRYRVDRRIAVGGMATVYRGTDTRLDRVVALKVMHPALAADGGNEFTGRFIREAKAVARLSHPNVVNVFDQGADGRAVFLAMEYVPGRTLRDLLRDRGALSARAALDILEPVLAALGAAHRAGLVHRDVKPENVLITDNGMVKVADFGLVRLLTGTEGAGEAVTSTTSTGTVLGTVSYLAPEQIRQEGPTDQRVDVYAAGILLYEMLTGAKPHTGENAMQVIYRHLNEDVPPPSASAPGVGRQLDAIVAAATARDPEARPWDAVELLAALQRARRTLTPAQLDAEPPASTRPTPQYPTGEVTAVVDRPVERTSVLDVPAELLTQPRPYDETVPTRPGRPPRPPRSRAPLIWGAVVAVLLVLVGGATYLLSDGLYATVPSVLGQTEAQAVTTLDRAGLRGAFSQQFSETVKAGQVLSTDPGVGARARKSDPVKVVLSKGPDRVPVPSVEGLPVDEARKALTDARLTPGTTSEEFDDTVPKGSVISVEPDAGTSVSPNTPVSLVVSKGMQPVPDVVGLSKDDATKALTDAGFTVQSTGLNLFGTGKVSGQTPKAGTPRPQGSTVVINFGLF
- a CDS encoding DMSO/TMAO reductase YedYZ molybdopterin-dependent catalytic subunit is translated as MGQHQPEPPQPSDPRLPPGQRVQRGWPVLHYGPVPRFKPQSWDFQVFGATASAEKHSWDFEAFHALPRVTVRGDLHCVTRFSMLGNEWGGVAAKTVVDLVPPAPGVTHVMVWAEYGYSANLRLADFTDPQTVFATHRNGEPLTVEHGFPVRLVVPHLYAWKGPKWVRAVEYMRADRRGFWEERGYHNLADPWAEQRYSYQENPGDGPLG